GGCCGCCCCGGCCATCGTGCGGGCGCTACGCTGGCGCAAGACGCAGAACAACCTCCGCAAACGCGGCAGCGCCGACGACGTGCTGTAACGGCGGCCACCACGCCGCCGCCTGGGATCAGTTCAGGATGCGGGCTTCACCCGGCACGAGGCCCAGCAGCCGCTCCAGCCGCTCCAGCAGGGTCGGGGCGCGCAGGGCGTCCTCGCGCTGCTCCGGGCTGGCCGGCAGCAGCGTGGCCGCGAAACTCGCCATCAGCAGCGGGTCGGTGGGGGCCGCCTCGCGCAGCTCGTCGGCGTTGCCGGGCCGCAGGCGCAGCAGGGCCGTGAGCAGCTGCGCCGCCGCGCCGCGCGCCGCCTCGTCCGCCACCCCTTCTCCCAGCAGATCGGGTTCCAGCGGCCACACGGTCACGTCGGCCGACAGGTAAGGCCGGTCCAGGTGAAAGTCGTCCACCCGGAACCGGTCCCCGCCGACGACCAGCACCGTGCTGGTGCCGTCCTCGTGTGGGCTGGCCTGCCGCAGGTGCGCCAGCGTGCCCACCCGCGACACCCGCTCGTGAAAGGGACGGTCGGAGGTTTCGGAAGTCTCCACGATCCGCACGATTCCGAAAGGTTGCCCGCTGGCCTGGACGTCGGCCAGCAGTTCACGGTAACGGGGTTCGAAAACGTACAGGGGAAGGACCACGCCCGGGAACAGCACCAGTTGAGGCAGCGGAAACAGTGGAACGCGCATACCCGGTCATGGTGCGCCCATCCGCGCGCCGCAACTTGAGCCAACCCCACAGTGGGGGGGCGCGGCGGTGGTCAGGAACCGGGCGAGGGGTCCGGGTCGGCCGGGCGGGGCCGTTTCCGGCGTTTCGGGCGGGGCGGTGGGGGCGCGCCCCACTCCTGCAACTGCTCCGGCGTGGCGCCCAGTTCGCCCAGG
The DNA window shown above is from Deinococcus sp. LM3 and carries:
- a CDS encoding LON peptidase substrate-binding domain-containing protein, which translates into the protein MRVPLFPLPQLVLFPGVVLPLYVFEPRYRELLADVQASGQPFGIVRIVETSETSDRPFHERVSRVGTLAHLRQASPHEDGTSTVLVVGGDRFRVDDFHLDRPYLSADVTVWPLEPDLLGEGVADEAARGAAAQLLTALLRLRPGNADELREAAPTDPLLMASFAATLLPASPEQREDALRAPTLLERLERLLGLVPGEARILN